From Gaiellales bacterium, one genomic window encodes:
- a CDS encoding NUDIX domain-containing protein, giving the protein MANGSTVKVAADVAAFAFLDGAMQVLLVRRRYEPYESYWALPGGGLDPDETLEQAAERELQEETGVSDVFMEQLATFSELDRDPRGRVISCCYLALVDGARVTLRAGSDAREAAWRPLEELLGEIERGPVLAFDHDRILQYARQRLAYKLEYQNVAWSMLPERFTMSELRHVYEAGIGRAFEPNNFRRIALGWGVLAEAGERPTGGRPATLYRFAERRPQILAESARYRRAT; this is encoded by the coding sequence GTGGCCAACGGCTCAACGGTGAAGGTGGCCGCCGACGTGGCGGCGTTCGCGTTTCTCGATGGCGCCATGCAGGTGCTGCTCGTGAGGCGCCGCTACGAACCGTACGAGAGCTACTGGGCGCTGCCCGGCGGTGGGCTCGACCCGGACGAGACGCTGGAGCAGGCCGCCGAGCGCGAGCTGCAGGAGGAGACGGGCGTCTCCGACGTCTTCATGGAGCAGCTGGCCACCTTCTCGGAGCTCGACCGCGATCCGCGGGGGCGTGTCATCTCGTGCTGCTATCTCGCGCTCGTCGACGGGGCGCGCGTCACGCTGCGCGCCGGGTCGGACGCCCGCGAGGCGGCGTGGCGCCCGCTCGAGGAGCTGCTCGGCGAGATCGAGCGCGGCCCAGTTCTCGCATTCGACCACGACCGCATCCTCCAGTACGCGCGGCAGCGTCTCGCATACAAGCTGGAGTACCAGAACGTCGCCTGGAGCATGCTCCCCGAGCGGTTCACCATGAGCGAGCTGCGGCACGTGTACGAGGCGGGCATCGGCCGGGCGTTCGAGCCGAACAACTTCCGCCGGATCGCGCTCGGGTGGGGCGTCCTCGCGGAGGCCGGCGAGCGTCCGACCGGCGGCCGGCCCGCGACGCTCTACCGATTCGCGGAGCGCCGCCCCCAGATCCTTGCAGAGAGCGCTCGCTACCGGCGGGCGACATGA
- a CDS encoding nicotinate phosphoribosyltransferase: MSLCPPTELLTDRYQLAMAASYLAQGRADDRVAFELFVRELPQHRGYLIAAGLETAVRYLEGLHFDERSLEYLERSHTCDRPLLEVLATIRFEGDVDAMPEGTAAFATEPLLRVEGPRLVCQLAESYLLNLINFQTLIATKAARVVQAAAGRPVVDFGFRRAHGGEAGVLAARSAYIGGVIATATVAAGFEWGIPTSGTMSHSYVMGFPSELDAYCAFLRDQPERPTLLIDTYETIEGARLAVRAAAVTGVTPAAVRLDSGDVDALSRQVRAVLDEAGLVATGIFCSGDLDEYRIDELVQAGAPIDGFGAGTRLVTGGDAPALGGVYKLVESAGRPVMKRSSRKATLPGRHQVYRSPGGDTIGLMVEELPGRPLLEPVLRGGRRVAGAPSLNDIRDHARQGHAALPERVRALTDPATVRAALSPAVEALRDELINA, from the coding sequence ATGAGCCTCTGCCCGCCCACCGAGCTCCTCACCGACCGCTACCAGCTCGCCATGGCCGCGTCGTACCTCGCCCAGGGGCGCGCGGACGACCGGGTCGCTTTCGAGCTGTTCGTTCGCGAGCTGCCACAGCACCGGGGCTACCTGATCGCCGCCGGCCTCGAGACCGCCGTGCGGTACCTCGAGGGCCTGCACTTCGACGAGCGCTCGCTCGAGTACCTGGAGCGCTCCCACACCTGCGACCGGCCGCTGCTCGAGGTGCTGGCCACCATCCGCTTCGAGGGCGACGTCGACGCCATGCCCGAGGGCACGGCGGCGTTCGCGACCGAGCCGCTGCTGCGCGTCGAAGGCCCGCGGCTGGTCTGCCAGCTGGCCGAGTCCTACCTGCTCAACCTGATCAACTTCCAGACGCTGATCGCCACGAAGGCCGCCCGGGTGGTGCAGGCGGCCGCCGGCCGCCCGGTGGTCGACTTCGGCTTCCGCCGCGCGCACGGCGGTGAGGCGGGCGTCCTCGCCGCGCGGAGCGCGTACATCGGCGGCGTCATCGCCACCGCGACCGTCGCGGCCGGGTTCGAGTGGGGGATCCCGACATCGGGGACGATGTCGCACAGCTACGTGATGGGGTTCCCATCGGAGCTCGACGCATACTGCGCGTTCCTGCGAGACCAGCCGGAGCGGCCGACGCTGCTGATCGACACCTACGAGACGATCGAGGGTGCGCGGCTCGCCGTGCGCGCCGCGGCGGTGACCGGTGTCACCCCGGCGGCCGTGCGCCTCGACTCGGGGGACGTCGATGCGCTCTCACGCCAGGTGCGCGCGGTGCTCGACGAGGCGGGCCTCGTGGCGACCGGAATCTTCTGCTCGGGCGATCTCGATGAGTACCGGATCGACGAGCTCGTGCAGGCCGGCGCGCCCATCGACGGATTCGGCGCCGGCACACGCCTCGTCACCGGTGGCGACGCGCCCGCGTTGGGCGGCGTCTACAAGCTGGTCGAGAGCGCGGGGCGGCCGGTCATGAAGCGGTCGTCCCGCAAGGCAACGCTGCCCGGACGGCATCAGGTCTACCGGTCGCCGGGCGGCGACACGATCGGCCTGATGGTCGAGGAGCTGCCGGGACGGCCGCTGCTCGAGCCGGTGCTTCGCGGCGGCAGGCGGGTGGCGGGCGCCCCGTCGCTCAACGACATCCGCGACCATGCGCGGCAGGGGCACGCGGCGCTTCCCGAGCGGGTGCGCGCGCTCACCGATCCGGCTACCGTCCGGGCGGCGCTCTCACCGGCCGTGGAGGCGCTGCGAGACGAGCTCATCAATGCCTGA
- the nadE gene encoding NAD(+) synthase: protein MPDRSSTALIVVDVQNDFCPGGALGVDGGDRLGSAIAQAAEQVGTVVATRDRHPANHMSFRDQGGPWPPHCVDGTSGAELHPSVAGLRFDIVQDKGGDAGREQYSGFDGTDLAQALRDRGVTRVLVSGLTTGCVRATALDAIRAGFETTVLVDAVAAVDVEEGGGDQALRDVSAAGGRLDKLQLLRGRDQLQPLLAEKVEQLRTAVNGAGFSRVVIGLSGGIDSSLSLAIAARALGPENVTAITLPSRHTEQVHIDDARACAAAAGLPDQNFLTASIEPILEGVSAVRPSAPGDPLRFGNASARARMIAIYDLAQERRALVMGTENRSEYFLGYFTRFGDAASDVEPIWDLYKTEVKLAAELMGQPEAVLVKHPTAGLWGGQTDEDELGFTYREADLAIVCLEELQLDVGAAAERSGVDREVVERVKARVDSVAWKHHVPYVL from the coding sequence ATGCCTGACCGGTCATCCACAGCGCTCATCGTCGTCGACGTGCAGAACGACTTCTGCCCCGGCGGCGCGCTCGGCGTCGACGGAGGCGACCGGCTCGGCAGCGCGATCGCACAGGCCGCCGAGCAGGTCGGGACGGTCGTCGCCACGCGCGACCGTCACCCGGCGAATCACATGTCGTTTCGAGACCAGGGCGGCCCCTGGCCGCCCCACTGCGTCGATGGAACCTCCGGCGCGGAGCTGCACCCATCGGTCGCCGGGCTGCGGTTCGACATCGTCCAGGACAAGGGCGGCGACGCCGGGCGCGAGCAGTACTCCGGGTTCGACGGCACGGATCTCGCCCAGGCACTCCGTGACCGCGGCGTCACGCGCGTCCTGGTGTCAGGTCTGACGACGGGCTGCGTGCGTGCGACCGCGCTCGACGCGATCCGGGCAGGTTTCGAGACGACGGTGCTCGTGGACGCCGTCGCAGCGGTCGACGTGGAGGAGGGAGGCGGCGACCAGGCTCTTCGCGATGTCAGCGCCGCCGGCGGCCGCCTCGACAAGCTGCAGCTGCTGCGCGGTCGGGACCAGCTCCAGCCGCTGCTCGCAGAGAAGGTGGAGCAGCTGCGCACGGCGGTCAACGGAGCCGGCTTCAGCCGCGTCGTGATCGGACTGTCCGGCGGGATCGACTCGTCGCTCTCGCTTGCGATCGCGGCCCGCGCTCTCGGCCCCGAGAACGTCACCGCGATCACGCTGCCGTCGCGGCATACCGAGCAGGTGCACATCGACGACGCCCGGGCCTGCGCCGCGGCGGCGGGGCTGCCGGATCAGAACTTCCTGACCGCCTCGATCGAGCCGATCCTCGAAGGCGTCAGCGCGGTGCGGCCGTCGGCGCCCGGCGATCCGCTCCGGTTCGGCAACGCGAGCGCCCGCGCCCGCATGATCGCGATCTACGACCTCGCTCAGGAGCGTCGCGCCCTGGTCATGGGGACCGAGAACCGCAGTGAGTACTTCCTCGGCTACTTCACCCGGTTCGGTGACGCCGCGTCCGACGTCGAGCCGATCTGGGACCTCTACAAGACGGAGGTCAAGCTCGCCGCCGAGCTGATGGGACAGCCGGAGGCGGTGCTGGTGAAGCATCCCACCGCGGGCCTGTGGGGCGGCCAGACCGACGAGGACGAGCTCGGATTCACCTACCGCGAGGCCGACCTCGCAATCGTCTGCCTCGAGGAGCTGCAGCTCGATGTCGGCGCGGCCGCCGAGCGCAGCGGTGTCGACCGCGAGGTCGTCGAGCGGGTGAAGGCCCGGGTCGATTCCGTCGCCTGGAAGCACCACGTCCCCTACGTGCTGTGA
- a CDS encoding VOC family protein — protein sequence MTLDIDHTVVTVTDWERSNAFYRDVLGAEIVPRGPVYAYRFGNAQLNLHGPGFDAHPLPLAPTPAGGSDLCFVWNGPVHTAVEHLRSHGVDVIEGPVERQGARGLGTSVYFRDPDGSLLELISYQG from the coding sequence GTGACGCTCGACATCGACCACACCGTCGTCACGGTCACCGATTGGGAGCGGTCGAACGCGTTCTACCGCGACGTGCTGGGAGCCGAGATCGTGCCGCGCGGCCCGGTCTATGCATACCGGTTCGGCAACGCGCAGCTGAACCTGCACGGCCCGGGATTCGACGCCCATCCGTTGCCCCTGGCGCCGACGCCCGCGGGTGGGAGCGACCTGTGCTTCGTCTGGAACGGGCCGGTGCACACGGCCGTGGAGCACCTCCGGTCGCATGGCGTCGACGTCATCGAGGGCCCGGTCGAGCGCCAGGGCGCCCGCGGACTGGGCACGAGCGTGTACTTCCGCGACCCCGACGGCAGCCTGCTCGAGCTGATCAGCTACCAGGGCTGA
- a CDS encoding sigma-70 family RNA polymerase sigma factor → MTDQVVIEPEARLLVELGQERGVLYEDELLGLAQEIDLDADDVQALRDELSGLGIDIVEPPAPEERVEVVDVEIATTNSLDLFLRQAGRYPLLTKDEEVQLAKAIESGDLIAKRRMIESNLRLVVSIAKQYRGQGVPFLDLIQEGVLGLNRAVEKFDWRRDLKFSTYATWWIRQAVQRSIANSGRTIRLPVHVSDRLRAIERSRRSLEASLGREPTDEEIAKAAELTVDAVAETLSLARKTVSMHEPVGEDGDSELGDMIADPDAGNPEELAEAQLRHEKLREGLARLGERKRLILELRFGLDGNDPRNLEEIGRIVGLTRERVRQLEAEALRELAASADMQPLRAA, encoded by the coding sequence ATGACTGACCAGGTCGTCATCGAGCCGGAAGCCCGGCTCCTTGTCGAGCTCGGCCAAGAGCGCGGCGTCCTGTACGAGGACGAGCTGCTCGGACTGGCCCAGGAGATCGACCTCGATGCAGATGACGTCCAGGCGCTGCGGGACGAGCTGTCGGGCCTCGGCATCGACATCGTGGAGCCGCCGGCTCCCGAGGAGCGCGTGGAGGTGGTCGACGTCGAGATCGCGACGACCAACAGCCTCGACCTGTTTCTCCGGCAGGCCGGCCGCTACCCGCTTCTGACCAAGGACGAAGAGGTACAGCTCGCGAAGGCGATCGAAAGCGGCGACCTGATCGCCAAGCGCCGGATGATCGAGTCGAACCTGCGCCTGGTGGTGTCGATCGCGAAGCAGTACCGCGGACAGGGCGTGCCGTTCCTGGATCTGATCCAGGAGGGCGTCCTCGGCCTGAACCGCGCGGTCGAGAAGTTCGACTGGCGTCGCGACCTCAAGTTCTCGACGTACGCGACTTGGTGGATCCGCCAGGCGGTGCAGCGGTCGATCGCAAACAGCGGTCGCACCATCCGCCTGCCCGTCCACGTCTCCGACCGGCTGCGCGCCATCGAGCGGTCTCGCCGCTCGCTGGAGGCGAGCCTCGGCCGCGAGCCGACGGACGAGGAGATCGCGAAGGCGGCGGAGCTGACGGTCGACGCCGTGGCCGAGACGCTCAGCCTCGCGCGCAAGACGGTCTCGATGCACGAGCCGGTGGGCGAGGACGGCGACTCTGAGCTGGGCGACATGATCGCCGACCCCGACGCCGGGAACCCCGAGGAGCTGGCCGAGGCGCAGCTGCGCCACGAGAAGCTGCGCGAGGGCCTGGCTCGGCTGGGCGAGCGCAAGCGCCTGATCCTCGAGCTGCGGTTCGGGCTCGACGGCAACGACCCGCGCAACCTGGAGGAGATCGGCCGGATCGTCGGGCTGACCCGCGAGCGGGTGCGCCAGCTGGAGGCCGAGGCGCTGCGCGAGCTGGCAGCGTCGGCGGACATGCAGCCTCTGCGCGCCGCGTAG
- a CDS encoding NlpC/P60 family protein, translated as MTACAVAALAGPAQADKISQTRAEIQSIEQQLNAFDVKLEASINAYDGARQHLSDVRGQIHENTIRLRVARHNLKVAQAQLAEFLVGAYKGNGNDDPAAYVLGSGSFTDLVNRVEYVQRVAKSEHELLDAVTTAEHEIATRQAQLKKDEAAATRLVAQKRAQKAAIESQLHQRQQLLGSVKGNLRRLIAQRDRARAAAAARRAAAVAQQQQESSGGGGSSGGGGDGGGGGSYNPPPAGTLGQQAAAVAQRYLGVPYVWGGASPSGFDCSGLVVYVYGQLGVSLPHYTGSLWGSGAHVSRSDLAPGDLVFFYNLDHVGIYIGGGVFIHAPHTGTVVQYGNLNDSWYSAVYDGAVRISG; from the coding sequence GTGACGGCGTGTGCCGTTGCCGCGCTGGCCGGCCCTGCGCAGGCGGACAAGATCAGCCAGACGCGCGCCGAGATCCAGAGCATCGAGCAGCAGCTGAACGCCTTCGACGTGAAGCTCGAGGCGTCCATCAACGCCTACGACGGCGCCCGCCAGCACCTGTCCGACGTACGCGGGCAGATCCATGAGAACACCATCCGGCTGAGGGTGGCCCGCCATAACCTGAAGGTGGCGCAGGCACAGCTCGCCGAGTTCCTCGTCGGTGCCTACAAGGGCAACGGCAACGACGACCCGGCCGCCTACGTGCTCGGCTCCGGCTCGTTCACCGATCTCGTCAACCGGGTGGAGTACGTCCAGCGCGTGGCGAAGTCGGAGCACGAACTGCTCGACGCGGTGACCACGGCGGAGCACGAGATCGCGACCCGCCAGGCTCAGCTCAAGAAGGACGAGGCGGCCGCGACCAGGCTGGTCGCGCAGAAGCGCGCGCAGAAGGCCGCGATCGAGAGCCAGCTCCACCAGCGACAGCAGCTGCTCGGCTCCGTCAAGGGGAACCTCCGCCGGCTGATCGCCCAGCGCGACCGGGCGCGGGCCGCGGCAGCGGCGCGCCGGGCCGCGGCGGTGGCGCAGCAGCAGCAGGAGTCATCCGGCGGCGGGGGCAGCAGTGGCGGCGGTGGTGACGGTGGCGGCGGCGGGAGCTACAACCCACCGCCCGCGGGCACCCTCGGCCAGCAGGCGGCGGCCGTGGCGCAGCGCTACCTCGGCGTCCCCTACGTGTGGGGCGGCGCCAGTCCCTCGGGCTTCGACTGCTCCGGCCTCGTCGTCTACGTGTACGGGCAGCTGGGCGTCTCGCTGCCTCACTACACCGGCTCGCTGTGGGGCTCGGGAGCGCATGTCTCGCGCAGCGACCTTGCGCCGGGCGACCTGGTCTTCTTCTACAACCTCGACCACGTCGGCATCTACATCGGCGGCGGCGTCTTCATCCACGCACCGCACACGGGCACGGTCGTGCAGTACGGGAACCTCAACGATTCCTGGTATTCGGCCGTGTACGACGGCGCCGTGCGTATCTCCGGTTAA
- the mraZ gene encoding division/cell wall cluster transcriptional repressor MraZ, whose protein sequence is MLLGEYAQRLDAKNRLTLPAKLRSSFAEGVVVTKGLDGCLFVFPRSSWGSFVAARLERLDPFSREARRLSRWFYGGANECELDGQGRIMLTQSLLQHGKLDKDIVVAGARDYLEVWDAGEWERVQAESEGSVEDVAERLSQP, encoded by the coding sequence GTGCTGCTCGGCGAATACGCACAACGACTTGATGCCAAGAACCGCCTCACCCTTCCCGCAAAGCTGCGGTCATCCTTTGCGGAGGGCGTTGTGGTCACCAAGGGCCTCGACGGCTGCCTGTTCGTCTTTCCGCGCAGCAGCTGGGGCTCGTTCGTCGCGGCGCGGCTGGAGCGGCTGGACCCGTTCAGCCGCGAGGCGCGCCGGCTCAGCAGGTGGTTCTACGGCGGCGCGAACGAGTGCGAGCTGGACGGGCAGGGCCGCATCATGCTGACGCAGTCGCTGCTGCAGCACGGAAAGCTGGACAAGGACATCGTCGTCGCCGGCGCGCGCGACTACCTCGAGGTGTGGGACGCGGGGGAGTGGGAGCGCGTGCAGGCAGAATCCGAGGGGAGCGTGGAGGATGTTGCCGAACGTCTCTCACAGCCGTAG
- the rsmH gene encoding 16S rRNA (cytosine(1402)-N(4))-methyltransferase RsmH, translated as MDHVPVLASEVAELLDLQPGDTVVDGTFGAGGHAALLEPQLHGNGCYIAIDRDPEAELHYRTFAAEAAAPTRFIQGNFALVMRNLAAAGTTVNAVLLDLGISSMQVDRPERGFSYAADAPLDMRMDPGGDLTAADIVNEWDEREIAQTLREYGEERFSRQIARAIARRRAREPFGRTGDLVDVIKSAIPTPSRFGQGHPAKRSFQALRIAVNDELESLREALDLALELLTPGGRIAVISFHSLEDRIVKRFIRDGARGCTCPPDFPICVCGHEPLLRALTTRAVVPSVDERCVNPRSASAKLRAAERTPAG; from the coding sequence ATGGATCATGTCCCCGTTCTCGCGTCGGAGGTTGCCGAGCTGCTCGACCTGCAGCCCGGGGACACCGTGGTCGACGGAACGTTCGGCGCGGGAGGACACGCCGCCCTGCTCGAGCCTCAGCTCCACGGAAACGGCTGCTACATCGCGATCGACCGCGATCCCGAGGCGGAGCTGCACTACAGGACGTTCGCCGCAGAGGCCGCGGCCCCGACGCGCTTCATCCAGGGCAACTTCGCGCTCGTCATGCGCAACCTGGCGGCGGCCGGCACGACCGTCAACGCCGTGCTGCTCGACCTCGGCATCTCCTCCATGCAGGTCGACCGGCCCGAGCGGGGTTTCAGCTACGCGGCCGACGCGCCGCTCGACATGCGCATGGATCCCGGCGGCGACCTGACGGCGGCCGACATCGTGAACGAGTGGGACGAGCGCGAGATCGCCCAGACGCTGCGCGAGTACGGCGAGGAGCGGTTCTCGCGGCAGATCGCCCGCGCCATCGCCCGGCGCCGAGCGCGCGAGCCGTTCGGCCGCACCGGCGACCTCGTCGACGTGATCAAGTCTGCGATACCGACGCCGAGCAGGTTCGGACAGGGGCATCCGGCGAAGCGGTCGTTCCAGGCGCTGCGGATCGCGGTGAACGACGAGCTCGAGTCGCTGCGCGAGGCTCTCGATCTGGCGCTCGAGCTGCTCACGCCGGGCGGGCGCATCGCAGTCATCAGCTTCCACTCGCTGGAGGACCGCATCGTCAAGCGGTTCATCCGCGACGGCGCGCGCGGCTGCACCTGCCCGCCGGACTTTCCGATCTGCGTATGCGGTCACGAGCCGCTGCTCCGTGCGCTGACCACGCGCGCCGTCGTGCCCAGCGTGGATGAGCGGTGCGTGAATCCGCGCTCCGCCTCCGCGAAGCTCCGCGCCGCCGAACGGACGCCGGCCGGGTGA
- a CDS encoding penicillin-binding protein 2 — protein MTRQARQRLRLIVTLFGLAFAMVVGRAVYIQVVQADALAARAHGQQSSTVVMRTPRGEIVDRDGNLLAEDVPSKDVWFHPAEIDDPAQTASYVAQKLGYTLKHRKQLMREVKHLTGLLTAPHTTDPRAQSRLLQQVDPTLASEIMASRPPGLFLMNSVRRTYPSKKLASQLLGFVDVDDDGANGAGIEQQYNRYLTGRSGRKLEVRGPGGISLDTVVVRQVERAHRVQLTIDRSVQHKVQSVLDATVRTTRAHTATAIVLDPRSGEVLAMATAPGYDNNTVHDLSAPEFARDSHNMAVEYSYEPGSTFKVVTFAAALTAGIITPDTEFRNLPYRLRVGDRVIHDDMARGPISLTASQILQQSSNVGTVTIAEMVQKNLLYSWIRRWGFGRPSGIGLHEANPALLQPADWYSSSIGNIPIGQGIAVTPLQMAAMYAGIANGGVMVQPHVIKRISGEPAPKVVRRRILSPEVDHTLVGMLKGVVDTAAGTGVRARVPGYTVAGKTGTAQKALAHGLGYSKRNYVASFVGFLPADDPRVEVMVVVDSPRTNIFGGYVAAPAFQQIATFLTKDLAIPPDRPR, from the coding sequence GTGACCAGGCAGGCGAGGCAGCGCCTGAGGCTGATCGTCACGCTGTTCGGGCTTGCGTTCGCGATGGTCGTCGGGCGAGCCGTCTACATCCAGGTCGTGCAGGCGGACGCGCTCGCGGCGCGCGCTCACGGACAGCAGAGCAGCACCGTGGTCATGCGCACGCCGCGCGGCGAGATCGTCGACCGTGACGGAAACCTGCTCGCGGAGGACGTGCCGTCGAAGGACGTGTGGTTCCATCCGGCCGAGATCGACGATCCGGCGCAGACCGCGTCGTACGTCGCACAGAAGCTGGGCTACACGCTGAAGCACCGGAAGCAGCTGATGCGTGAGGTCAAGCATCTCACCGGCCTCCTGACAGCCCCGCACACGACCGACCCGCGCGCGCAGTCCCGCCTGCTGCAGCAGGTCGATCCGACGCTGGCGAGCGAGATCATGGCGTCCAGGCCGCCGGGCCTGTTCCTGATGAACTCGGTTCGGCGCACCTACCCCTCCAAGAAGCTCGCATCGCAGCTGCTCGGGTTCGTCGACGTCGACGACGACGGGGCGAACGGCGCGGGGATCGAGCAGCAGTACAACCGCTATCTGACCGGCCGCAGCGGCCGGAAGCTCGAGGTGCGCGGGCCGGGCGGCATCTCGCTCGACACGGTGGTCGTCCGGCAGGTCGAGCGCGCCCACCGCGTCCAGCTGACGATCGACCGCTCTGTTCAGCACAAGGTGCAGTCCGTGCTCGACGCGACCGTACGCACCACGCGTGCGCACACCGCCACCGCGATCGTGCTCGATCCCCGAAGCGGCGAGGTGCTCGCGATGGCGACCGCCCCGGGGTACGACAACAACACGGTGCACGACCTGTCCGCGCCCGAGTTCGCCCGGGATTCGCACAACATGGCCGTCGAGTACTCCTACGAGCCAGGTTCCACGTTCAAGGTCGTGACGTTCGCCGCCGCGCTGACCGCCGGAATCATCACGCCCGACACCGAGTTCCGGAACCTGCCCTACAGGCTGCGGGTCGGCGACCGCGTCATCCACGACGACATGGCGCGCGGGCCGATCTCGCTGACGGCCTCCCAGATCCTCCAGCAGTCGAGCAACGTCGGCACCGTCACGATCGCCGAGATGGTGCAAAAGAACCTGCTGTACTCGTGGATCCGCAGGTGGGGGTTCGGCCGCCCCAGCGGCATCGGCCTGCATGAGGCGAACCCCGCCCTGCTTCAGCCCGCCGACTGGTATTCGTCCTCGATCGGCAACATCCCGATCGGCCAGGGCATCGCCGTCACGCCGCTGCAGATGGCCGCCATGTACGCCGGCATCGCTAACGGCGGCGTGATGGTGCAGCCGCACGTGATCAAGCGCATCTCCGGAGAGCCGGCGCCGAAGGTGGTGCGGCGCCGGATCCTCAGCCCGGAGGTCGACCACACGCTGGTGGGCATGCTGAAGGGCGTGGTCGACACGGCGGCCGGCACCGGCGTGCGAGCTCGTGTCCCCGGCTACACCGTGGCCGGCAAGACCGGCACCGCGCAGAAGGCGCTCGCGCACGGCCTGGGGTACTCCAAGCGCAACTACGTCGCCTCGTTCGTCGGGTTCCTGCCGGCCGACGACCCGCGCGTCGAGGTGATGGTCGTGGTGGACTCGCCGCGGACGAACATCTTCGGCGGCTACGTCGCGGCGCCGGCGTTCCAGCAGATCGCGACGTTCCTCACCAAGGACCTGGCGATCCCGCCCGACCGGCCGCGATAG
- a CDS encoding UDP-N-acetylmuramoyl-L-alanyl-D-glutamate--2,6-diaminopimelate ligase, whose amino-acid sequence MELSNLIQAIGPLEIRGTATGDVTSLTYDAETVEPGALHFCVPGFRADGHDFAARAAERGAIALVVERWVEVELPQLRVAAARSAMGPAADAFYGHPSHALDVVGITGTNGKTTTAFLMYAILNAAGLRPGLLGTVESRIGGEVAPVKRTTPESIDLQALFRAMLDAGDQSCAMEVSSHALELGRVAGTRFAAAGFTNLTQDHLDFHPTMEDYYAAKRRLFQAGEWPAAVNLADGYGRRLAREANGPVLTYAAHGDEAAVRPNALEIGAGGAISLIALTPRGLLPLDVRLRGDFNVENVLCAVALAELLELPHEAVRAGVAAVHGVPGRFEPVDAGQPFTVLVDYAHTPDSLENVLTAARRITGGSLIVVFGAGGDRDRGKRPLMGAVARRLADRAIVTTDNSRSEDPAAIADEIAGGVDMEVELDRRAAIAMAVAAAQPGDVVVIAGKGHEQGQQLADRTLPFDDRVATREALEQLESSA is encoded by the coding sequence TTGGAACTGTCGAACCTGATCCAGGCGATCGGGCCGCTCGAGATACGGGGCACTGCGACCGGCGACGTCACGTCACTCACGTACGACGCCGAGACGGTCGAGCCCGGCGCCCTGCATTTCTGCGTGCCGGGGTTCCGCGCGGACGGCCATGACTTCGCCGCGCGCGCCGCGGAGCGGGGCGCGATCGCGCTCGTCGTCGAGCGCTGGGTCGAAGTCGAGCTGCCGCAGCTGCGGGTGGCGGCGGCGCGGAGCGCGATGGGACCGGCTGCGGATGCGTTCTACGGGCACCCGAGCCACGCGCTGGACGTGGTCGGCATCACGGGCACCAACGGCAAGACGACCACCGCCTTCCTGATGTACGCCATCCTCAACGCCGCGGGACTGCGGCCGGGGCTGCTGGGCACCGTCGAGTCGCGGATCGGCGGCGAGGTGGCGCCGGTCAAGCGCACGACGCCGGAGAGCATCGACCTGCAGGCGCTCTTCCGGGCGATGCTGGACGCCGGCGACCAGAGCTGCGCGATGGAGGTGTCCTCACATGCGCTCGAGCTGGGACGCGTGGCCGGGACGCGCTTTGCCGCCGCCGGCTTCACGAACCTGACGCAGGATCACCTGGACTTCCATCCGACGATGGAGGACTACTACGCGGCCAAGCGCCGGCTGTTCCAGGCCGGCGAATGGCCCGCGGCCGTCAACCTCGCCGACGGGTACGGCCGCCGCCTCGCCCGCGAGGCCAACGGCCCCGTGCTGACATACGCGGCGCATGGCGACGAGGCCGCCGTGCGGCCGAATGCGCTCGAGATCGGGGCGGGTGGCGCCATCTCGCTGATCGCGCTCACCCCGCGCGGCCTCCTGCCGCTCGACGTGCGCCTGCGGGGCGACTTCAACGTCGAGAACGTGCTCTGTGCGGTCGCGCTGGCGGAGCTGCTCGAGCTGCCGCACGAGGCCGTCCGGGCCGGCGTCGCGGCCGTGCACGGGGTCCCCGGCCGCTTCGAGCCGGTGGACGCGGGCCAGCCGTTCACCGTTCTGGTCGACTACGCCCATACGCCCGACTCGCTCGAGAACGTGCTCACGGCCGCCCGCCGGATCACCGGCGGCTCGCTGATCGTCGTGTTCGGAGCCGGCGGCGACCGCGATCGGGGGAAGCGGCCGCTGATGGGCGCGGTTGCCCGCCGGCTGGCCGACCGGGCGATCGTCACGACCGACAACTCGCGCAGCGAGGATCCCGCGGCGATCGCGGACGAGATCGCCGGCGGCGTCGACATGGAGGTGGAGCTCGACCGGCGTGCCGCCATCGCCATGGCCGTCGCCGCCGCGCAGCCGGGCGACGTCGTGGTGATCGCCGGCAAGGGCCACGAGCAGGGACAGCAGCTCGCCGACCGCACGCTGCCGTTCGACGACCGCGTCGCCACCCGCGAGGCGCTCGAACAGCTCGAGAGCTCCGCATGA